A region of the Verrucomicrobiota bacterium genome:
GTCACTATGGTGGACGCTTACTGCAGAGGAGACGGCCCGTATGCGTTTAGATACTGTCGGGTCAGGATTTGATACCGTATTGGCAGTATACCAGGGTTCATCTATCAGTGACCTGACGCAAGTCGCATTCAATGACGATGAGACACAACTATCATCTGATAGTGTTCTAGAATTCGATGCGACGAAAGGTGAAACCTACCATATTGTTGTGGGAGGTGATTCAAGTTCGGATGGCTCGATCAATTTAAGAGGAGGTATTGCTGCTCCTGCTGAAATTATTGAAGATCCAACCGATATACACCAGGCTCTGGGCGCATCGGCCACTTTTCGTGTTTCGATAGATCGCTTCGCTTTCGCAAGTTATCAGTGGTACAGAGATGGACTACTCATTCCAAACGGGACCTCGAATGCACTTCGCATACCACGAGTAGGTATTGGTGATCAGGCCTCCTACCATGTTGTAGTAACGAATCCCTTCGGCTCTCGCACATCCAATACGGTTGAGTTGAGACTTACTTACACATCCTCAAAGGTCGTTACAAATCCCTCTTCCCAATCCGTTGTTCTAGTGTAGTGCGTCAAGCAGTCTGTAACATATCAAGCTTTGCTCGAGCACGCTTTACTTTTTCCAGAATGTCCTTCGCGCTGGCGGTCCAGACGAAGGGTTTGGGGGCTGCGTTGTGTTGCTCAATG
Encoded here:
- a CDS encoding IS630 family transposase, with product IEQHNAAPKPFVWTASAKDILEKVKRARAKLDMLQTA